The DNA sequence CCCACAATAAGCGCTCGATGGAACTGGCCGACGTGCTCTACGGAATAACCATGGAAGAGCGCGGCGTCAGCCAGATCGTCTCGGTCAAACTGAAGAAGCCCCAACCCGCAGCCTTCGAGTTCCTTGAGCCGACCGCCGCCACGTGATATAATACGGTTGTTCCCACCAGCGGGATGTTAACGTCCCGCTCTTTTTTTCAAAATCTCTTTGTTGGGGAACAAGTGTGCAGGCGAACACGAGGAGACTGTCCGGCCTTTGAGCGGCTCGTTCTTGCTCTGGGGACAGACACCATTCTACGAATTCAAAAAAGACGTGAATTCCGTAAACGGAGTCAGTCCCCGTCGCAGGGAAACAGTCCCCATCGCGACCGCTGGACAGATTGATGACGCCCCGTTTTCGGCGAAGGATTTCATCATGTTTGGAATTGGCGAAAAAAGTAAAGATAAATCGAACGAAAAAAGCAGCGAAAAAAATAAGATCGGAATCATTGCCCGGCTGCGCGAGCGCCTGACGAAGACGCGCGAAGATTTTGCGGTGCGCGTGCGCACCGTCTTTCGCAGTGGAAAGATCAGCGAAGAACTCTTCGAGGAACTCGAGGCGACTCTCATCCAGGCGGACATGGGAATGAAAACTACGGAACAACTGCTGGAAAAACTGCGGGAGCGCGTGAAAAGGAATAAATTGGCTGATTCGCAGCAACTTTATTCCGTTCTCGAGGAGGAATTGATTGCGCTCATGGTCCGTCCGGAAGAGCCGCCTGCCATCGAACCGGAGACGGCGGGCCCGAGAGCCGTCCTCATGATCGGCGTGAACGGCGTCGGCAAGACCACCACGATCGGGAAACTGGCGTACCAGTATTCCCAACGAAATAAGAAAGTCATGGTTGCCGCGTCCGATACGTTCCGCGCCGCCGCCATCGAGCAACTCGAGATCTGGGCGCAGCGGGCCAACGCCGACATCGTCAAACATAAATCGGGCGCCGATCCGGCCGCCGTCGCATACGATGCTCTCTCCGCCGCGAAAGCGCGGAAGATCGATTATCTGATTATTGATACCGCGGGCCGTCTCCACACGAAGGTCAACCTGATGGAGGAGTTGAAAAAGATCAAGCGGGTGCTGGGGAAGCTCGACCCAACCGCTCCGCATGAGGTACTGATGGTGCTGGATGCCACCACCGGGCAAAACGCCCTGTCGCAGGCTCGCCTGTTCACCCAGGCGCTCGGGGTGACCGGCATTGTATTGACAAAGCTGGACGGCACCGCGAAGGGAGGCATTGTCGTCGCGATCCACCAGGAGTTCGGAATCCCCGTCAAATATATTGGCGTCGGCGAGTCGCTTGACGATCTCAAGCCCTTCCACCCTGATGAGTTTGTGCGGGCACTATTCGAGGATTGAGCGGCGTGCGCCTTCTTGCGCCGTGTCTTTCAATGCCGGCGCCGCCTTCTGCCCGGATGAGTTGGCCTCTCTGGAGCTGATTCCGTGAAAATCATCATCATGGGCTCGGGCACTTCTCTTGGGGTGCCGGTGATCGGATGCACGTGCAAAGTGTGCACCTCGTCCGATCCCCGCAATCAACGCACGCGAGCCTCGATCTGCGTTCAGTCGGCTTCCGGAAGAAATATTCTGGTTGACACCGCAACCGAATTGCGCCTTCAGGCAGTGCGCAATAAAATCAAATCGGTGGAAATGATCCTGTTCACCCATTATCATGCCGATCACATCCACGGACTGGACGATGTGAGAGTGTTCAATTGGGTGGCGCAGGGTTCGATAACATGTTATGCGAACGATCCAACCATCGAGCGTCTCAAGCGCGTCTTCTTTTATGCGTTCGAGCACGAGTACGGCTGGGGCTCGATCCCGCACGTCACCCTCAAGCGCATGCCGGAAACGCTCCAGATGGACGAAATCCGGGTGACGCCGATCCCGCTCATGCATGGCCGCTCGCCGGTGCTCGGATTCAGATTCAATGACGCCGCTTATCTGACCGACTGCAACTTCATTCCCCCGGAATCGCTGGAGCGCCTGCATGGATTGCGCCTGCTCATTATGGATGCGCTCCGCAGGGCTCCGCACCCAACCCACTTCAGCCTCGAGGAAGCCGTCGGCGCGATTGAGAAGCTGGCCCCCGAGCGCGCGCTCCTGACTCACCTCAGCCACGATCTCGATCATGGGGAGATCGAGGCCGCGCTGCCTGCTCACATCAGGCTCTCCTACGATGGACAGGTCGTGGAGCTCGACCAGACATGATGAAGCTCTACCATATGTGGTTGTGCCCCTATTGCTTTAAAGTGAGAAGGAAGTTGAAGCAACTGGATATCCCGTGCGAAAAGGTCTGGGTCGGCTTTCATCCATCGCGCTGGGCCGAGGTCGAGCGGCTCACCGGCAAAGCCGTTGTCCCGGTCATTGTAGATGGGGACAGAGTAATAGCGGAATCCGCCGTTATCTGCGACTACCTCGGTTCCATCAGCCGCCATTGAATTTCTCATTTACGGTCCCGCTTGATCGAAAACATTTCATTCAAGTAGCATGCAGACCCAGGTGATGCTATAGTTTTTTCGATTTATCCGGGCAATTCTCATCGTATTTTCCCTCGCATCGAGTGAGGGGCGGGGTGAGAGGGCATCAGGCCGGTGACTCGGCGACCTGCCTTACCCTCGGATTATCTCATCATCGGCGCTCGGCAACACTCATTTCCCGAGAGAACATTCGGGTCACGGTAGACACAGTTAAACAAATACGGTCAAGAAAGGAGGTTCCCGTTTTTTGCGATATCCTGAAATGGGGGATGTTACTCCGATCCGGATGCCGCCCTCAGAGAAAAACGATGTGTCATCCTCCATGCCCTTTTTGCTTTACTGCCACGATTCTTTGTATAATGGAATTGTTTGCAGGCTCATTGAAAGGAGCATGAAAAGTGGACGTGCCAAGTGATGAGAAGATCCCTGAGACCCGCTTTGCGGAACCCGAAGCAACGGTCTGCTGCTTCTATAATTCCATATTCGGCCATCTCCGGAACTGGCCACAGGCGTTCTCCTGCCTTACTCGGGCCGAGCGTGAAAGATTTGAAGCCCGCGGGGGAATATTCGCGTTTGCGGATTATTGGGAAGATAAGCTTTCCTTTCTCGAAGACCTGGTGAAGAAGCGCCATAGGGAGTATCCGTACCGGCACCGCAGCTGCTTTTCGATGGACAATGTGTGTTATGAATCGCTTTCGGGCGATCATGCCGTCGTACTCCTCGAACTGCTTGAGAACCATCTCTCGCGGGAACGCCTTGTGGTGGTTCAACGGAAAGCCCTGTTTCGAGAAGGAGCCGATTGGCTGTTAACGAACGGCGAGCTTGAGGGAAAGCTGAATGAGGTTATCACGGTGCATACGCTGCAGCGCCCGCGCTACGCACCGGTCTAGAGCCTCTTCGCACCCCGCGAGTCACCCCATAAAGGACGCCGGCACGGGGCCCCGACGGCTTTGCTGTGCTTACTACATTGCCCGTTCTGTCTGCTCTATAGGAGGATATTCGTGACGGACGTACTAGGCTTGGCTGCCAGTCCGCGCACGGGCGGAAATTCCGAGATTCTTCTCGACGCATGCCTCAAGGGAACGGCACAGGCGGGACTGTCCGCTGAAAAAATCAGGATATGCGACCTTAATATATCGCCATGCCTCAACTGCGGCGGGTGCGCAAAGACCGGCACATGCGTGGTCAAAGACGATATGCAAATGCTGCATGAAAAATTTCGTGATATGAAGCTTCTTGTCGTATCATCTCCGGTTTTCTTTATGGGGCTTCCCGCGCAGTTGAAGGCGGTCGTCGATAGATGCCAGGCGATCTGGGCCCGAAAGTACATCCTTCATCGGCGTATGCCCAAACCGGAGACGCGGCGAGCGGCCTTCATCCAGGTCGGCGGGATGAAGAAGGAGAAGATATTTGACTGCGGCCTCATCACCATCGGCGCATTCTTTGCCACGCTCGATTACACTTTTTTCGGGGAATTGCTGCTGAATAATATCGATGAGAAAGGCGCCGTGCTGGCACACCCCGAGGCGCTTCGACAGGCGCGCGAACTCGGTGAGGCGCTTGCGCTCGGAAAAGCCGCCCATATCGGCCCAAAAGCGACAACCAACGACGATAGGAAGCGAAGCTGAACGAAAAATGGAAAAAAGGAAACTGCGCGCGACCGCGAAAAAGGTCGATCGGCTGCTGAAGCTGCTTTCGGATAAGAAGAACATTCTTATCATGACGCATGATAATCCCGATCCGGACACGCTCGCGAGCGCGTTGGCGCTGCGCGATCTTATTCAGAAGAAACTGAAAACCACCGTCACGATCGGGTTCACCGGCATCGTCGGCCGGGCCGAGAACAAAGCGATGATCCGACATCTGAATATTCCACTCAAGAGGCTTGACGAGATCGAGGTCTCCAGGTATGATACGACCGTCCTTGTAGACAGCCAGCCGCACACGGGGCTCCTCGGGTTGCCGATCGAACCCGACGTGGTAATTGACCACCACCCGGTTCGCCCAGAATCGCGAAGGGCAATCTATCACGATATCCAGACCAGCATCGGCTCGACGTCCACCATTCTCACCCAATATTATATTGCCGAAAATATCGATATGGATGCCCGCCTGGCGACGGCGTTGCTGTACGGAGTCAAATCGGATACGCGCGACCTCGGCCGCGAGACCAGCAAGTATGATCTGGAAGCCTACCTTTATCTGTACCCTCGCGCAAACCTGAAAATCCTGTCTCAGATCGAAAACGCCGAGGTCCCCGCGGAGTATTTCCGGGTATATGAAAAGGCGATCGAGAATGCGATCGTTATGAACGGCGCAGTCGTCAGTTTCCTCGACGATATCAATAATCCCGATATGGTGGCAGAAATGACCGATATGCTCGTCCGCCTCGAGGGTACCTGCTGCGCACTTGTCGGCGGCTATTATCAGGAGCAAATCTTCATTTCCATCCGCACGCGAGACTGCGATGTCAACGCCGGTAAGCTGGTCCAGCGCATCGTGGGAAAACTCGGCCGCGCCGGCGGTCACGGCAGCATGTCGGCTGGACGGATCAAGTTGGAAACCATGTCGGATAAAGAGAAATCCAACATCGAGAAAGTCATCATCCGCCGCCTGCGCCGATGCTTGCGTATCAAACAAGCCCGCGGGAAAAAACTGGTTTGAATTTGCCGAAGACCCACTTTCTCGATGCCCGCCAAACGTTGGGTCGCGCCCTGCCGGTCAACCTCTTGACACCGCAATCCCCTATCTGTTATGTTGCTGTACCAGCATAAGCGATGAGGGCTGACTCCGTTTGCGATTCCCTTCTTTGGATGGTCTGTCCCCGGAGAGGACAAAATGAGCGAAAATCACGACGCCGGCACAAAAAAATCCATCATAGACGCATCTCTCAGCCTCTTCGCGCGACGCGGATACCACGGCACCTCAATTGCCCAAATCGCAGAAGCGACCGGCCTCACGAAGGGCGCGCTCTACTGGTATTTCAAGGGAGGAAAAGAGGAACTGTTCCTTACCGTTCTCGACACGATCAAGGAGAAATGGCACGGGGCGGTAATGGACAAGATGGAATCAGTTGGGGGAGCGGCAGAAAAGCTTGCACAGTTCTTCGATGCCACGGCGGAGATGGTCGCCGCGGATAGCAACCCCTACTCGATGCACCTCTTTCTCATTTCGGCCGGCGCCCAGCCGGAAATGAAGGAATTCGAGGAAGCGATCCGCGCTGCCTACGCAGGATACGTAAAAATGATTGCCGACACCATAAGAAGCGGACAGGAGGATGGGGAGATAGCCCGGGATCTCGATGCCGAAGCGATCGCGGTCGGACTCATCGGATGCCTCGAAGGCATCGTGCTTCAGGCGCGCCTCCATTCGCCGGCCACCGTCGCCGCCGCAACCGCGGAAATGAAACGCCAGTTCTTCCGCTCTCTCTGCATGACGCCGGTCCGTCCGCAAAAAAAAGAAAAAATTCACACGCTCAGCGCCGATCAGCTTCATCTCTTTTAATGAGCCCAGCCGCCGGATGCATCGCTATCAGATATATCAACTTCTTATGTTTAAGGCTGGCCTGCTCAACTTGTCGTAACATTCTTATCCCGCCGCTTCTTTTGCGCCTCTTCGACATAGCACCGTAGCGGCTGCGAAAAGACGTTCTCCGCGCACTTGCTGCAGGAGATGCACGACGCCTTGCTCAGGTCGCCGTTCTTCCATCGCTTTATCAGATGAGGCTCGCGAATGAGAGGCCGGCAAAACGCGGCCAGATCGGCGATTCCGTCGGTAAGCGCCCTCTCCACGACGCGCGGAGTCTTCAAGCCGCCGACCAGAATCAAGGGAATATCGACCGCTTGTCTCAATGTTTCCGCGTGCGGCCGAAAATACGCCTCGTCGGACTCTTTCTTGATGCCCTTGCGGCTGGTCGAGTCGGGCGCCTCATATATTCCGCCGGTAATCTCGATGCAGTCGATGCCTCCTGCGGCGATATGCGCCGCCACGCGCGCCGCCTCCTCTTTCTCCAGGCCGCCCGGGACCGAATCCTCGCAATTCATCTTGATCATGACCGGATATTCGTCGCCCACAAGCTCGCGAGCGCGCCGCACGATATCGACGATGATTCTCGCCCTGCGCGCCGAGTCGCCGCCGTAATCATCGGTTCGGCGGTTGGTGTACGGCGAAATGAAGTTGCTGAGGAGGTAGCCGTGCCCGCCGTGGAGTTGGACCGCGTCAAAGCCGGCCTCTTTCACTCTTCGGCATGCCTGCGCGAATTTCTCGACGACGTCGTCGATGTCGGTCTTAGTCATCTCGCGCGGCATGTTGCCGAACGCCTTCTCTTCCACCGCCGACGGAGCGATTGCCGGCTCTCCTCGCAACATTGGATTCTCCTGGCGCCCGGGGTGAACGACCTGCATCGCGATGCGCGCCCCGCGCCTGTGAACATCGTCGACTATCGGCCGCCATTTGGCTATGACCGCGTCGTTGTCGATAAAGGTGGGGTAGGGGAGGCCGTCGCCATCGGGGAGCGGCAGCTTGAATCGCTCGATGAGAGACGCGCTTGTGATAATCAAGCCGACCTCGCCGTCGGCAAGATCAGAATACAGCCTGGCCAGCGCCGCGCTCGGCTCGCCCGACGGCGTTCCCAAACCCTCGTACGTGGCGGACCTGACCGTCCTGTTGCGGATTTTCATTCCCTTGATTTGCACCGGCTCAAACATCTTTGGCATGGTTCATTCCTTTTCTTCTTCTTTCAGCAACGCCTCATACACGTCCCTGCGCGACAGATTCAGTCGCCGCGCAACTTCACGCATCGCCTCTTTCCTCGAAAGCCTTTTCTCCTGCATCAGCCGATGGACTAACGCCGCCGGATTGGGAGGGGGGCCTTCCTCGAAAACCGCCGCAGGTTCCATCGAGCCCTCCAGGATGACGACGCATTCGCCGCGAGGCTCGCGCTCGGCGAAATGAGCAAGAAGCTGCGCCGCGTCTCCGCGGATGACCTCCTCGAATTTTTTCGTCAATTCGCGCGCAATCGCGATCCTGCGGCCGGGCGCCATCCGCTCGATCAGTTCGAGCGCATTCACCAGCCGCTTCGGCGACTCGAAGAAGACCGTCGTCGAGCCGGAAGCAAGCGCGCGCCGCATGAAATCGGCTCGCTCGCCGGCCTTGCGCGGGGGGAAACCCGAAAACGTGAACGCGTTTGTAGGCAAACCCGAAACGACCAGCGCGCTGATCAGCGCGCTCGCGCCCGGAACCACAGTCACCTCGATATCGCCCTCGAGCGCCGCCACGATCAATTCGTGGCCGGGATCGGAAATGCCCGGCATGCCGGCATCGCTCACCAGCGCGATCCGTTCGCCTGCTCCGAGCCGCGAGATGAGCAGCGGGATTCTGCTGCGCTTGTTGTGCTCGTGATAGGAGACCAGCGGCGTGTGAATATCGTAGTGCGACAGCAGCTTTCGCGTGTGCCGAGTATCTTCGGCGGCGATTACATTCACATCTTTGAGGATGCGGAGGGCGCGAAGCGTTATGTCTTCCAGATTCCCAATCGGGGTCCCGACAACGAATAGTATTCCGCCGTCTGCGGAATAATGTCTCGGGTTCTCATTCACTGTCATTGGAATGGCGGATCAGACTCCCCAGTCGCGCGGATAGCGGAAATCCCTGTCGATCGTGCGGTGGGACAGCTTTGCAATAATCGGGAGCCGGCGCTTGTATTGGGTTCGCTGCATTGTCTCGAACACCCTGTGAATGAAATCCTCCTCGTAGCCCATCTCGAGAAGTTCCGCCACGGCGAAACGCTTGTCGACCAGCAGGTAGAGCAGCTTGTCCACCTCGGCATACGTGAAACCGAGTTCGGCTTCGTCCGTCTGGCCGGCCCACAGGTCGGCGCTCGGCGGTTTCCCGATGATCTCGTCCGGCACCCCCAGATATTTCGCCAATTGGCGCACCTGGGTCTTATACAGGTCCCCGATCGGATTGAGAGCGGACGCCATATCGCCCCACAATGTTGTGTAACCGAGAAGGAACTCGCTTTTGTTGCTCGTCCCAAGCACGAGCGCATCGTGCTCGGCCGATTTATCGTACAGGATGATCATGCGCTGGCGCGCCATGACGTTTCCCTTGCGCCTGTTGTCGGCGTTCGGAATATATTTGAAGTAGGCATCGACCATGGGAGTGATTTCAACCTGCTCGATGTGTATGCCGCTCATTTCTGCAACTTCTTTCGCGTGGCGCGTGCTGTCGGGACTGCTCGTTTTGTACGGCATGATGATGCCCCACACGTTTTCCTTGCCCAGCGCGCGCGCCGCCAGAAACGCCGACGTCGAAGAGTCCACTCCGCCGGATATGCCCACTACCGCGTGTTTGTACCCTATTTTTGTCACTTCCTCTTTGATGAAACGGGTGAGAATATCGGTCACGATTTCCGGGTCGATTGCAAGTTGATTACTCATTCACGATTCCCCCGCTCGGTCGCTATCCGCTGAAGCTCGCGCAGCGTCAGCAGGAGCTTTTCATCCCGGCGGACCGGCGTGTACATCTGCGCCCGCCGTATCTTCTCAGGGTCGATATCTACTACGAGCAGTTCTTCGTCGAGGTACTTCGCCTTTCCCGCCAGTTCCCCGTCGGGATCGATCACCTCGGAGCCGCCCCAGAAGGTGACTCCATCCTCGCAGCCCACGCGGTTCGCAAAGACAACGTAACAGCAGAAGGCGCTTGCATAGGTGCGGTTCAGGTTCTCCCATATGTCATAGATGTCGAGGCGCGAACCTGCTTTCATTCCCCGCGCCGGACTGGTCGCGAGGTGAAGCATGATGTTCGCGCCGTCTGCGCTCAGAATACAGCCGGTCGAGAGGTGCCAGACATCCTCGCAGATCAGGATGCCCGTGCGTCCGAATTTCGTATCGAAAGCGGAGATAGAATCGCCGGATGCAAAGTAGCGAAGCTCGTCAAACATTCCATATGTCGGCAGATATACCTTCCGGTGCCGATGAACAATCTTCCCATCCTCCAGGTACAGGGCGGAGTTGTAGAACTTGTGGTCGGCGCTCTCTTCGGCATAACCGAAAGCGATTGTTATCCCGCGACTGTGTTTCAGCATCTTTTGAATCACCCGATGCTGA is a window from the Candidatus Abyssobacteria bacterium SURF_5 genome containing:
- the ftsY gene encoding signal recognition particle-docking protein FtsY; amino-acid sequence: MFGIGEKSKDKSNEKSSEKNKIGIIARLRERLTKTREDFAVRVRTVFRSGKISEELFEELEATLIQADMGMKTTEQLLEKLRERVKRNKLADSQQLYSVLEEELIALMVRPEEPPAIEPETAGPRAVLMIGVNGVGKTTTIGKLAYQYSQRNKKVMVAASDTFRAAAIEQLEIWAQRANADIVKHKSGADPAAVAYDALSAAKARKIDYLIIDTAGRLHTKVNLMEELKKIKRVLGKLDPTAPHEVLMVLDATTGQNALSQARLFTQALGVTGIVLTKLDGTAKGGIVVAIHQEFGIPVKYIGVGESLDDLKPFHPDEFVRALFED
- a CDS encoding MBL fold metallo-hydrolase, with amino-acid sequence MKIIIMGSGTSLGVPVIGCTCKVCTSSDPRNQRTRASICVQSASGRNILVDTATELRLQAVRNKIKSVEMILFTHYHADHIHGLDDVRVFNWVAQGSITCYANDPTIERLKRVFFYAFEHEYGWGSIPHVTLKRMPETLQMDEIRVTPIPLMHGRSPVLGFRFNDAAYLTDCNFIPPESLERLHGLRLLIMDALRRAPHPTHFSLEEAVGAIEKLAPERALLTHLSHDLDHGEIEAALPAHIRLSYDGQVVELDQT
- a CDS encoding flavodoxin family protein; its protein translation is MLCLLHCPFCLLYRRIFVTDVLGLAASPRTGGNSEILLDACLKGTAQAGLSAEKIRICDLNISPCLNCGGCAKTGTCVVKDDMQMLHEKFRDMKLLVVSSPVFFMGLPAQLKAVVDRCQAIWARKYILHRRMPKPETRRAAFIQVGGMKKEKIFDCGLITIGAFFATLDYTFFGELLLNNIDEKGAVLAHPEALRQARELGEALALGKAAHIGPKATTNDDRKRS
- a CDS encoding TetR/AcrR family transcriptional regulator, with the protein product MSENHDAGTKKSIIDASLSLFARRGYHGTSIAQIAEATGLTKGALYWYFKGGKEELFLTVLDTIKEKWHGAVMDKMESVGGAAEKLAQFFDATAEMVAADSNPYSMHLFLISAGAQPEMKEFEEAIRAAYAGYVKMIADTIRSGQEDGEIARDLDAEAIAVGLIGCLEGIVLQARLHSPATVAAATAEMKRQFFRSLCMTPVRPQKKEKIHTLSADQLHLF
- a CDS encoding NADH:flavin oxidoreductase, with the protein product MPKMFEPVQIKGMKIRNRTVRSATYEGLGTPSGEPSAALARLYSDLADGEVGLIITSASLIERFKLPLPDGDGLPYPTFIDNDAVIAKWRPIVDDVHRRGARIAMQVVHPGRQENPMLRGEPAIAPSAVEEKAFGNMPREMTKTDIDDVVEKFAQACRRVKEAGFDAVQLHGGHGYLLSNFISPYTNRRTDDYGGDSARRARIIVDIVRRARELVGDEYPVMIKMNCEDSVPGGLEKEEAARVAAHIAAGGIDCIEITGGIYEAPDSTSRKGIKKESDEAYFRPHAETLRQAVDIPLILVGGLKTPRVVERALTDGIADLAAFCRPLIREPHLIKRWKNGDLSKASCISCSKCAENVFSQPLRCYVEEAQKKRRDKNVTTS
- the rsmI gene encoding 16S rRNA (cytidine(1402)-2'-O)-methyltransferase, coding for MTVNENPRHYSADGGILFVVGTPIGNLEDITLRALRILKDVNVIAAEDTRHTRKLLSHYDIHTPLVSYHEHNKRSRIPLLISRLGAGERIALVSDAGMPGISDPGHELIVAALEGDIEVTVVPGASALISALVVSGLPTNAFTFSGFPPRKAGERADFMRRALASGSTTVFFESPKRLVNALELIERMAPGRRIAIARELTKKFEEVIRGDAAQLLAHFAEREPRGECVVILEGSMEPAAVFEEGPPPNPAALVHRLMQEKRLSRKEAMREVARRLNLSRRDVYEALLKEEEKE
- a CDS encoding NAD+ synthase: MSNQLAIDPEIVTDILTRFIKEEVTKIGYKHAVVGISGGVDSSTSAFLAARALGKENVWGIIMPYKTSSPDSTRHAKEVAEMSGIHIEQVEITPMVDAYFKYIPNADNRRKGNVMARQRMIILYDKSAEHDALVLGTSNKSEFLLGYTTLWGDMASALNPIGDLYKTQVRQLAKYLGVPDEIIGKPPSADLWAGQTDEAELGFTYAEVDKLLYLLVDKRFAVAELLEMGYEEDFIHRVFETMQRTQYKRRLPIIAKLSHRTIDRDFRYPRDWGV